One stretch of Variovorax sp. TBS-050B DNA includes these proteins:
- the nuoK gene encoding NADH-quinone oxidoreductase subunit NuoK — MTLTLGHFLSLGAMLFALSVIGIFLNRKNLIVLLMAIELMLLAVNMNFVAFSYYLGDMHGQIFVFFILTVAAAESAIGLALLVLLFRNKSNINVDELNALKG, encoded by the coding sequence ATGACGCTCACGCTCGGACACTTCCTCTCGCTCGGCGCGATGCTCTTCGCGCTGTCGGTGATCGGCATCTTCCTGAACCGCAAGAACCTGATCGTGCTGCTGATGGCGATCGAGCTGATGCTGCTCGCGGTCAACATGAACTTCGTCGCCTTCTCGTACTACCTGGGCGACATGCACGGCCAGATCTTCGTGTTCTTCATCCTGACGGTGGCGGCGGCCGAATCGGCCATCGGCCTGGCGCTGCTGGTCCTGTTGTTCCGCAACAAGTCCAACATCAACGTCGACGAGCTGAATGCGCTCAAGGGATAA
- the nuoL gene encoding NADH-quinone oxidoreductase subunit L: MSATLSASTLLAVPLAPLVGAAAAGLFGTKFGGNHIGRKVTHSLTILGVFVAFVISAMTLQSVIVDGARFNQTIYEWMTVGGLRMEVGFLVDGLTAMMMCVVTFVSLMVHIYTIGYMEEDEGYNRFFAYISLFTFSMLMLVMSNNMLQLFFGWEAVGLVSYLLIGFWFNKPTAIFANMKAFLVNRVGDFGFILGIGLIAAYAGTLNYGEAFAKAGTLAGITFPGTEWMLITVICICLFIGAMGKSAQFPLHVWLPDSMEGPTPISALIHAATMVTAGIFMVARMSPLFELSDTALSFILVIGAITALFMGFLGIIQNDIKRVVAYSTLSQLGYMTVALGASAYSVAVFHLMTHAFFKALLFLGAGSVIIGMHHNQDIRWMGGVRKYMPITWITSLLGSLALIGTPLFSGFYSKDSIIEAVKESHLWGAQFAYWAVLAGVFVTAFYSFRMYFLVFHGKERYDQNPDAHHDDHAHDDHGHGHHDHKPHESPWVVWLPLVLLAIPSVVIGYMTIEPMLFGDFFKDAIVVDAAKHHAMKELGEAFHGPMAMALHGLQTPPFWLALAGVVVSYLMYMQFPAVPAAIKRAFGPVYRLLENKYYLDWINENIVARGARALGTGLWKGGDQALIDGALVNGSWKVVGRISGVVRWLQSGYIYHYAFAMLLGIFILMTYFVWFKR, from the coding sequence ATGAGCGCAACTCTCTCCGCATCCACGCTGCTGGCCGTTCCGCTGGCACCCCTGGTCGGCGCCGCCGCGGCCGGCCTCTTCGGCACCAAGTTCGGTGGCAACCACATCGGCCGCAAGGTCACGCACTCGCTGACGATCCTCGGCGTGTTCGTCGCCTTCGTCATCTCGGCCATGACGCTGCAGTCGGTCATCGTCGACGGCGCCCGCTTCAACCAGACGATCTACGAATGGATGACCGTCGGCGGCCTGCGCATGGAAGTCGGCTTCCTGGTCGACGGCCTCACGGCCATGATGATGTGCGTCGTGACCTTCGTCTCGCTGATGGTGCACATCTACACCATCGGCTACATGGAGGAAGACGAGGGCTACAACCGCTTCTTCGCCTACATCTCGCTCTTCACCTTCTCGATGCTGATGCTCGTGATGAGCAACAACATGCTCCAGCTGTTCTTCGGCTGGGAAGCGGTGGGCCTGGTGTCGTACCTGCTGATCGGCTTCTGGTTCAACAAGCCGACCGCGATCTTCGCGAACATGAAGGCCTTCCTGGTCAACCGCGTGGGCGACTTCGGCTTCATCCTGGGCATCGGCCTGATCGCCGCCTATGCCGGCACGCTGAACTACGGCGAAGCCTTCGCCAAGGCCGGCACGCTGGCCGGCATCACCTTCCCGGGCACCGAGTGGATGCTCATCACGGTGATCTGCATCTGCCTGTTCATCGGCGCGATGGGCAAGAGCGCGCAGTTCCCGCTGCACGTGTGGCTGCCGGACTCGATGGAAGGCCCCACGCCGATCTCGGCGCTGATTCACGCGGCCACCATGGTGACCGCGGGCATCTTCATGGTGGCGCGCATGTCGCCGCTGTTCGAGCTCAGCGACACGGCGCTCTCGTTCATCCTCGTGATCGGCGCGATCACCGCGCTCTTCATGGGCTTCCTGGGCATCATCCAGAACGACATCAAGCGCGTGGTCGCGTACTCCACGCTCTCGCAGCTCGGCTACATGACGGTGGCGCTCGGTGCATCGGCCTATTCGGTCGCGGTGTTCCACCTGATGACGCACGCCTTCTTCAAGGCGCTGCTGTTCCTCGGCGCGGGCTCGGTCATCATCGGCATGCACCACAACCAGGACATCCGCTGGATGGGCGGCGTGCGCAAGTACATGCCGATCACCTGGATCACTTCGCTGCTCGGCTCGCTCGCGCTGATCGGCACGCCGCTGTTCTCGGGCTTCTACTCGAAGGACAGCATCATCGAGGCGGTCAAGGAAAGCCACCTCTGGGGCGCGCAGTTCGCCTACTGGGCGGTGCTGGCCGGCGTGTTCGTGACGGCGTTCTACTCGTTCCGCATGTACTTCCTGGTCTTCCACGGCAAGGAGCGCTACGACCAGAACCCCGACGCGCACCACGACGACCATGCGCACGACGACCACGGCCATGGCCACCACGACCACAAGCCGCACGAGTCGCCCTGGGTGGTGTGGCTGCCGCTGGTGCTGCTCGCGATCCCGTCGGTGGTGATCGGCTACATGACGATCGAGCCGATGCTCTTCGGCGACTTCTTCAAGGATGCGATCGTCGTCGACGCTGCCAAGCACCATGCGATGAAGGAACTCGGCGAAGCCTTCCACGGCCCGATGGCGATGGCGCTGCACGGCCTGCAGACGCCGCCGTTCTGGCTCGCGCTCGCGGGCGTGGTGGTCTCGTACCTGATGTACATGCAGTTCCCGGCCGTGCCGGCCGCGATCAAGCGCGCCTTCGGCCCGGTCTACCGCCTGCTCGAGAACAAGTACTACCTCGACTGGATCAACGAGAACATCGTGGCGCGCGGCGCGCGCGCGCTCGGCACCGGCCTCTGGAAGGGCGGCGACCAGGCGCTGATCGACGGCGCCCTGGTCAACGGCTC